A section of the Triticum dicoccoides isolate Atlit2015 ecotype Zavitan chromosome 7A, WEW_v2.0, whole genome shotgun sequence genome encodes:
- the LOC119328530 gene encoding cadmium/zinc-transporting ATPase HMA2-like isoform X2 has translation MGDSAAPAPAAGRLEKSYFDVLGICCPSEVPLVEKLLEPLAGVHKVTVVVPSRTVIVLHDAAAISTAQIVRELNGVRLEASVRAYGGAGQSKVSNKWPSPYVLVCGVLLVVSLFEHFWRPLKWFAVAGAAAGLPPIVLRSVAALRRRTMDVNILMLIAVAGAIALKDYSEAGFIVFLFTIAEWLETRACGKATAGMSSLMSMAPQNAVLAETGQVVATQDVKINTVIAVKAGEVVPIDGVVVDGRSEVDESTLTGESFPVSKQADSQVWAGTLNIDGYIAMRTTAMADNSAVAKMARLVEEAQNSRSSTQRLIDTCAKYYTPAVIFMSAAVAVIPVCVRARNLRHWFELALVLLVSACPCALVLSTPVATFCALLRAARTGLLIKGGDVLESLASIKVAAFDKTGTITRGEFSVEEFQTVGERVSKQQLIYWVSSIESRSSHPMASALVGYAQSNSVEPKSENVAEFQIYPGEGIYGEIDGEGVYVGNKRILARASCQTVPDIVEHMKGVTIGYVACNKELIGVFSLSDSCRTGSAEAIKELRSLGIKSVMLTGDSTAAATHAQNQLGNILAEVHAELLPEDKVRILDELKARDGPTLMIGDGMNDAPALAKADVGVSMGVSGSAVAMETSHITLMSNDIRRIPKAIKLARRTHRTIVVNIVFSVTTKLAIVALAFAGHPLIWAAVLADVGTCLLVIMYSMLLLREKGSGKVAKKCCASSHSKKHEHSTSHHHCSNGHQHEHVSAGKHSCHDHHHEHDHHKEPSNLHSTDKHGCHDHHHEHDHHKEPSNLHSTDKHGCHDHGHGHSHCKEPSSQMVTSKHVSHGHGHTHNICNPHPTANKHDCHDHEHSHHQEPNSSHSADEHDCHDHKHCEEPISLLCATEHACHDHEQNHEHHCCDEEQTVHVADTHSCHDHKHDGSAADPVPELSISIESALPDHHEQEIQCIKEHKEEACGHHLKVKDHVPAPTDCSRGNCHSTERSKGCEYKGKEVCPSWPVGRTGIIRRCCRTRARSCCSHSMLKLPEIIVE, from the exons ATGGGGGActcggcggcgccggcgccggcggcaggCAGGCTGGAGAAGAGCTACTTCGACGTGCTGGGCATCTGCTGCCCGTCGGAGGTGCCGCTGGTGGAGAAGCTGCTGGAGCCGCTCGCCGGCGTGCACAAGGTCACCGTCGTCGTGCCCTCCCGGACCGTCATCGTCCTCCACGAcgccgccgccatctccaccgCCCAGATTG TGAGGGAGCTGAACGGGGTGAGGCTGGAGGCGTCGGTGAGGGCGTACGGCGGCGCCGGGCAGAGCAAGGTGTCCAACAAATGGCCCAGCCCCTACGTGCTCGTTTGCGGGGTCCTTCTGGTGGTCTCGCTCTTCGAGCACTTCTGGCGGCCGCTCAAGTGGTTCGCCGTGGCGGGGGCGGCCGCGGGCCTGCCGCCGATCGTGCTCAGGAGCGTCGCCGCGCTCCGGCGGCGCACCATGGACGTCAACATACTCATGCTCATCGCAG TTGCTGGGGCCATAGCTCTCAAGGACTATTCTGAGGCCGGgttcatcgtcttcctcttcaccatAGCCGAATGGCTCGAGACCAGGGCCTGCGGCAAG GCCACTGCTGGCATGTCGTCACTGATGAGCATGGCACCACAAAATGCTGTTCTGGCAGAGACTGGACAAGTGGTTGCTACCCAGGATGTGAAGATCAATACAGTAATAGCTGTGAAGGCAGGGGAAGTCGTGCCGATCGATGGTGTTGTTGTTGATGGACGGAGTGAGGTCGACGAGAGCACCCTCACCGGGGAGTCCTTCCCTGTGTCCAAGCAGGCAGACTCCCAGGTCTGGGCTGGCACACTCAACATAGATG GTTACATTGCTATGAGGACAACTGCTATGGCCGACAACTCTGCGGTGGCCAAAATGGCAAGGCTGGTCGAAGAAGCCCAAAACAGTCGATCCAGTACGCAGAGGCTGATCGACACTTGCGCCAAGTACTACACACCCG CTGTTATTTTCATGTCTGCAGCAGTGGCAGTGATCCCTGTGTGTGTCAGAGCACGCAACCTAAGACACTGGTTTGAACTGGCCCTAGTTCTCCTGGTGAGTGCTTGTCCATGTGCTCTGGTGCTGTCGACACCTGTGGCAACCTTCTGCGCGCTACTGAGGGCCGCGAGGACCGGGCTCCTCATCAAAGGAGGGGATGTCCTTGAGTCCTTGGCCAGTATCAAAGTTGCTGCCTTCGACAAGACTGGTACAATCACTAGAGGCGAGTTCTCTGTCGAGGAGTTTCAGACAGTTGGTGAGCGTGTTTCGAAGCAACAACTTATTTACTG GGTTTCAAGCATCGAGAGCAGGTCGAGCCACCCAATGGCATCTGCTCTTGTTGGTTATGCTCAATCAAACTCTGTAGAGCCAAAATCAGAAAATGTTGCTGAGTTTCAAATCTATCCTGGCGAGGGGATTTACGGTGAAATTGATGGAGAGGGCGTATATGTTGGGAACAAAAGGATCTTGGCAAGGGCATCGTGTCAAACAG TTCCAGACATAGTAGAACACATGAAAGGAGTTACCATCGGATACGTGGCCTGCAACAAGGAATTGATTGGGGTATTCAGCCTATCGGATTCATGCCGAACTGGGTCAGCCGAGGCCATCAAGGAGTTGAGATCATTGGGCATAAAGTCAGTGATGCTTACTGGCGATAGTACTGCCGCTGCCACACATGCGCAAAACCAG CTGGGGAACATACTAGCCGAGGTTCATGCTGAACTTCTGCCAGAAGACAAAGTGAGAATTCTTGATGAACTGAAGGCAAGAGATGGCCCTACACTGATGATTGGCGACGGCATGAATGATGCCCCAGCACTGGCTAAGGCTGATGTTGGAGTCTCCATGGGTGTGTCCGGTTCAGCCGTCGCAATGGAGACGAGTCACATTACTCTGATGTCGAATGACATCCGCAGGATCCCAAAGGCTATCAAGCTGGCCAGGAGGACACACCGGACCATCGTCGTGAACATTGTCTTCTCGGTGACTACGAAGCTTGCAATTGTTGCACTTGCGTTTGCCGGGCATCCGCTTATTTGGGCAGCAGTCCTTGCTGATGTTGGCACATGCTTGTTGGTGATCATGTACAGCATGCTGCTACTGAGGGAGAAAGGCAGTGGAAAGGTGGCGAAGAAATGCTGTGCTTCTTCTCACTCAAAAAAGCATGAGCATAGTACTTCCCACCACCACTGCTCCAATGGTCATCAGCATGAGCATGTATCTGCAGGCAAGCATTCTTGCCATGATCATCACCATGAGCATGATCACCACAAAGAGCCTAGCAACCTGCATTCCACAGACAAGCATGGCTGCCATGATCATCACCATGAGCATGATCACCATAAAGAGCCGAGCAACCTGCATTCCACAGACAAGCATGGCTGCCATGATCATGGCCATGgccatagccactgcaaagagccgaGCAGCCAGATGGTGACAAGCAAGCATGTTTCCCATGGGCATGGCCATACCCACAACATCTGCAACCCTCACCCCACTGCGAACAAGCATGATTGCCATGACCATGAACATAGCCACCACCAAGAACCCAACAGTTCACATTCTGCCGATGAGCATGATTGCCATGATCACAAGCACTGTGAAGAACCAATCAGCTTGCTTTGTGCCACTGAGCATGCTTGCCACGACCATGAGCAGAACCATGAGCATCATTGCTGTGATGAAGAGCAAACAGTGCATGTCGCAGATACGCATTCCTGCCACGACCATAAGCATGACGGCAGTGCGGCTGATCCAGTTCCAGAGCTGTCGATATCTATCGAGAGCGCATTGCCTGATCACCATGAGCAGGAAATCCAGTGCatcaaagaacacaaagaggaagCGTGTGGACATCACCTGAAGGTCAAGGATCACGTCCCGGCTCCGACGGATTGCAGCAGGGGAAACTGTC
- the LOC119328530 gene encoding cadmium/zinc-transporting ATPase HMA2-like isoform X1 yields MGDSAAPAPAAGRLEKSYFDVLGICCPSEVPLVEKLLEPLAGVHKVTVVVPSRTVIVLHDAAAISTAQIVRELNGVRLEASVRAYGGAGQSKVSNKWPSPYVLVCGVLLVVSLFEHFWRPLKWFAVAGAAAGLPPIVLRSVAALRRRTMDVNILMLIAVAGAIALKDYSEAGFIVFLFTIAEWLETRACGKATAGMSSLMSMAPQNAVLAETGQVVATQDVKINTVIAVKAGEVVPIDGVVVDGRSEVDESTLTGESFPVSKQADSQVWAGTLNIDGYIAMRTTAMADNSAVAKMARLVEEAQNSRSSTQRLIDTCAKYYTPAVIFMSAAVAVIPVCVRARNLRHWFELALVLLVSACPCALVLSTPVATFCALLRAARTGLLIKGGDVLESLASIKVAAFDKTGTITRGEFSVEEFQTVGERVSKQQLIYWVSSIESRSSHPMASALVGYAQSNSVEPKSENVAEFQIYPGEGIYGEIDGEGVYVGNKRILARASCQTVPDIVEHMKGVTIGYVACNKELIGVFSLSDSCRTGSAEAIKELRSLGIKSVMLTGDSTAAATHAQNQLGNILAEVHAELLPEDKVRILDELKARDGPTLMIGDGMNDAPALAKADVGVSMGVSGSAVAMETSHITLMSNDIRRIPKAIKLARRTHRTIVVNIVFSVTTKLAIVALAFAGHPLIWAAVLADVGTCLLVIMYSMLLLREKGSGKVAKKCCASSHSKKHEHSTSHHHCSNGHQHEHVSAGKHSCHDHHHEHDHHKEPSNLHSTDKHGCHDHHHEHDHHKEPSNLHSTDKHGCHDHGHGHSHCKEPSSQMVTSKHVSHGHGHTHNICNPHPTANKHDCHDHEHSHHQEPNSSHSADEHDCHDHKHCEEPISLLCATEHACHDHEQNHEHHCCDEEQTVHVADTHSCHDHKHDGSAADPVPELSISIESALPDHHEQEIQCIKEHKEEACGHHLKVKDHVPAPTDCSRGNCHSTERSKGCE; encoded by the exons ATGGGGGActcggcggcgccggcgccggcggcaggCAGGCTGGAGAAGAGCTACTTCGACGTGCTGGGCATCTGCTGCCCGTCGGAGGTGCCGCTGGTGGAGAAGCTGCTGGAGCCGCTCGCCGGCGTGCACAAGGTCACCGTCGTCGTGCCCTCCCGGACCGTCATCGTCCTCCACGAcgccgccgccatctccaccgCCCAGATTG TGAGGGAGCTGAACGGGGTGAGGCTGGAGGCGTCGGTGAGGGCGTACGGCGGCGCCGGGCAGAGCAAGGTGTCCAACAAATGGCCCAGCCCCTACGTGCTCGTTTGCGGGGTCCTTCTGGTGGTCTCGCTCTTCGAGCACTTCTGGCGGCCGCTCAAGTGGTTCGCCGTGGCGGGGGCGGCCGCGGGCCTGCCGCCGATCGTGCTCAGGAGCGTCGCCGCGCTCCGGCGGCGCACCATGGACGTCAACATACTCATGCTCATCGCAG TTGCTGGGGCCATAGCTCTCAAGGACTATTCTGAGGCCGGgttcatcgtcttcctcttcaccatAGCCGAATGGCTCGAGACCAGGGCCTGCGGCAAG GCCACTGCTGGCATGTCGTCACTGATGAGCATGGCACCACAAAATGCTGTTCTGGCAGAGACTGGACAAGTGGTTGCTACCCAGGATGTGAAGATCAATACAGTAATAGCTGTGAAGGCAGGGGAAGTCGTGCCGATCGATGGTGTTGTTGTTGATGGACGGAGTGAGGTCGACGAGAGCACCCTCACCGGGGAGTCCTTCCCTGTGTCCAAGCAGGCAGACTCCCAGGTCTGGGCTGGCACACTCAACATAGATG GTTACATTGCTATGAGGACAACTGCTATGGCCGACAACTCTGCGGTGGCCAAAATGGCAAGGCTGGTCGAAGAAGCCCAAAACAGTCGATCCAGTACGCAGAGGCTGATCGACACTTGCGCCAAGTACTACACACCCG CTGTTATTTTCATGTCTGCAGCAGTGGCAGTGATCCCTGTGTGTGTCAGAGCACGCAACCTAAGACACTGGTTTGAACTGGCCCTAGTTCTCCTGGTGAGTGCTTGTCCATGTGCTCTGGTGCTGTCGACACCTGTGGCAACCTTCTGCGCGCTACTGAGGGCCGCGAGGACCGGGCTCCTCATCAAAGGAGGGGATGTCCTTGAGTCCTTGGCCAGTATCAAAGTTGCTGCCTTCGACAAGACTGGTACAATCACTAGAGGCGAGTTCTCTGTCGAGGAGTTTCAGACAGTTGGTGAGCGTGTTTCGAAGCAACAACTTATTTACTG GGTTTCAAGCATCGAGAGCAGGTCGAGCCACCCAATGGCATCTGCTCTTGTTGGTTATGCTCAATCAAACTCTGTAGAGCCAAAATCAGAAAATGTTGCTGAGTTTCAAATCTATCCTGGCGAGGGGATTTACGGTGAAATTGATGGAGAGGGCGTATATGTTGGGAACAAAAGGATCTTGGCAAGGGCATCGTGTCAAACAG TTCCAGACATAGTAGAACACATGAAAGGAGTTACCATCGGATACGTGGCCTGCAACAAGGAATTGATTGGGGTATTCAGCCTATCGGATTCATGCCGAACTGGGTCAGCCGAGGCCATCAAGGAGTTGAGATCATTGGGCATAAAGTCAGTGATGCTTACTGGCGATAGTACTGCCGCTGCCACACATGCGCAAAACCAG CTGGGGAACATACTAGCCGAGGTTCATGCTGAACTTCTGCCAGAAGACAAAGTGAGAATTCTTGATGAACTGAAGGCAAGAGATGGCCCTACACTGATGATTGGCGACGGCATGAATGATGCCCCAGCACTGGCTAAGGCTGATGTTGGAGTCTCCATGGGTGTGTCCGGTTCAGCCGTCGCAATGGAGACGAGTCACATTACTCTGATGTCGAATGACATCCGCAGGATCCCAAAGGCTATCAAGCTGGCCAGGAGGACACACCGGACCATCGTCGTGAACATTGTCTTCTCGGTGACTACGAAGCTTGCAATTGTTGCACTTGCGTTTGCCGGGCATCCGCTTATTTGGGCAGCAGTCCTTGCTGATGTTGGCACATGCTTGTTGGTGATCATGTACAGCATGCTGCTACTGAGGGAGAAAGGCAGTGGAAAGGTGGCGAAGAAATGCTGTGCTTCTTCTCACTCAAAAAAGCATGAGCATAGTACTTCCCACCACCACTGCTCCAATGGTCATCAGCATGAGCATGTATCTGCAGGCAAGCATTCTTGCCATGATCATCACCATGAGCATGATCACCACAAAGAGCCTAGCAACCTGCATTCCACAGACAAGCATGGCTGCCATGATCATCACCATGAGCATGATCACCATAAAGAGCCGAGCAACCTGCATTCCACAGACAAGCATGGCTGCCATGATCATGGCCATGgccatagccactgcaaagagccgaGCAGCCAGATGGTGACAAGCAAGCATGTTTCCCATGGGCATGGCCATACCCACAACATCTGCAACCCTCACCCCACTGCGAACAAGCATGATTGCCATGACCATGAACATAGCCACCACCAAGAACCCAACAGTTCACATTCTGCCGATGAGCATGATTGCCATGATCACAAGCACTGTGAAGAACCAATCAGCTTGCTTTGTGCCACTGAGCATGCTTGCCACGACCATGAGCAGAACCATGAGCATCATTGCTGTGATGAAGAGCAAACAGTGCATGTCGCAGATACGCATTCCTGCCACGACCATAAGCATGACGGCAGTGCGGCTGATCCAGTTCCAGAGCTGTCGATATCTATCGAGAGCGCATTGCCTGATCACCATGAGCAGGAAATCCAGTGCatcaaagaacacaaagaggaagCGTGTGGACATCACCTGAAGGTCAAGGATCACGTCCCGGCTCCGACGGATTGCAGCAGGGGAAACTGTC